Proteins encoded in a region of the Pieris rapae chromosome 12, ilPieRapa1.1, whole genome shotgun sequence genome:
- the LOC111001338 gene encoding patronin isoform X7, with protein MVAMVASASGYGTLRRFLSAPNGAHSDDSAFVPSASVSVSSKQRASIKWLLSKAFNNRVPDNLQEPFYRDHEGQERLKPAITGGLASAELYCLALANVYSDPGFHSLNHTAILQALTRKGAPPVSAAPLTETVLIQNNPLRLSAHLAVTEALMAVYAREVVTPERVAAAALRFGGGPPAGVASPEEGLLVWINAACAAFNRAREAGCAEVAGVRSVEEVCSGAALAALLAWYCPGAVPRSAVRAAPLASLHDSLHNLSLVYDFCRDHLPHNCFHMLPEDVTYMRGSMRQNLVALLADLFNLLEVHPVLAVQRSRGLQTSGGREDRERRKSAAAPAQSGTTTWHEHFLQHEHQLSHNGDEETEESDGGEVGSGGAMAAQLNNIRLKLEEKRRRIEQDKRRLEQAVARQRQNLGHQAFLQAVTRGKSRGVDAAPSPDLSQDAAEPPSSGAENAALEQYRQSITRMNTSLQDIQSDIARLATQHSQLQQQQQQQQQHQLQQQQQQLQQQLQQQQQQLQQQLQQQQAKQLFQQHFDQYQSNIPQLHSQFSSAQNVSLSAGGVFGSSPQLAMEPQYRPIEAAFLLHDAPLSTPQRRTWAQHARLQQEHNELRGWQLSRQSQPGESHSPYAESGRAWRSPSPAVGERGGWSPQGFVLHDRSAAPNGEARHASLAPDTPPPSPRRQRQPAPSPPPSPPADMEPQNISFIGAAEDEALGGLGRLHISSGTRTYRIPSPTRTPLSRDSFRREEANEKGFYISFDDEQPKRAKPSLRQKRGSPRVDRPDDRVDAPDAWPDDDFVVHRNSHPESRSDRRESPARENSLPRDDVARQTRRPAYAPPPANPAPAPAPAPAPAALVVGEVAPDPSGAEEMERKKERIMLLSLQRRQRAEEARAKAEADAAARRAREEAAAELKAARREEQARRREAILHQYKLKKAIEEAEREGKVLDKSEFPEALSRTAGNPAGATGATRLRGRAAARARPKTIHVDGGALHAAEGMLRRQPSHASLAGGAGRRDYYRGSQDDLQDRPALARGPPPSESPGEERGVTSPGSASSGPLARRGSCKTSRERGVEEPPPARGRSKYSTYQSSFKAGRKSSSLVNLCDSGLGRATPPRRAASPGVRTLGSPSSPASGPGSLPGAIGKRRQPAHDDVSDVSSTHSSIVDYSGPRLYKQPATKSNRGIMLNAVEYCVFPGAVNAEAKRRVLEEIARSESKHFLVLFRDAGCQFRALYAYCPDTDHVSKLYGTGPRSVNERMFDKFFKYNSGSKCFSQVHTKHLTVTIDAFTIHNSLWQGKKVQLPSKRDMALVI; from the exons ATGGTAGCTATGGTGGCCTCGGCCTCTGGATATGGCACTCTGCGCAGATTCCTGAGTGCTCCAAACGGCGCCCACTCCGATGACTCTGCTTTCGTACCGTCCGCTTCCGTATCCGTCTCG TCGAAGCAGCGCGCGTCTATCAAATGGCTGCTCTCGAAGGCGTTCAACAACCGGGTTCCCGACAATTTGCAGGAGCCCTTCTACCGGGATCATGAG GGTCAAGAACGGCTGAAACCGGCGATCACGGGCGGCTTGGCGAGCGCCGAGCTGTACTGTCTGGCGCTGGCCAACGTGTACTCCGACCCCGGCTTCCACAGCCTGAATCACACCGCCATCCTGCAGGCCCTCACTCGGAAGGGTGCGCCGCCCGTCTCGGCCGCGCCCCTCACCGAGACCGTTCTCATCCAGAACAACCCGCTGCGACTGAGTGCGCACCTGGCCGTCACCGAGGCGCTCATGGCGGTATACGCCCGCGAGGTGGTCACCCCGGAGCGGGTGGCGGCCGCCGCGCTACGATTCGGCGGAGGGCCTCCCGCCGGCGTCGCGTCGCCCGAGGAAGGCCTCCTCGTCTGGATCAACGCGGCGTGCGCGGCTTTCAACCGGGCACGG GAGGCGGGGTGCGCGGAGGTGGCCGGCGTGCGCAGCGTGGAAGAGGTGTGCTCGGGGGCGGCGTTGGCGGCTCTGCTGGCGTGGTACTGCCCGGGTGCCGTGCCGCGATCCGCCGTGCGCGCCGCGCCGCTGGCCTCGCTGCATGACTCGCTGCACAACCTGTCGCTCGTATACGACTTCTGCCGCGACCACCTGCCGCACAACTGTTTCCACATGCTGCCAGAGGACGTCACCTACATGCGCGG GTCGATGCGGCAAAACCTGGTGGCGTTGCTGGCGGATCTGTTCAATCTCCTGGAGGTGCACCCCGTGCTCGCCGTTCAGCGCTCTCGCG GTCTGCAAACGAGCGGCGGCCGGGAGGACAGGGAGAGGCGGAAGAGCGCCGCGGCTCCGGCGCAGAGCGGCACGACCACTTGGCACGAGCACTTCCTGCAGCACGAGCACCAACTGAGTCACA ACGGCGACGAGGAGACGGAGGAGAGCGACGGAGGCGAGGTGGGCTCCGGGGGCGCCATGGCGGCGCAGCTCAACAACATCCGCCTCAAGTTGGAGGAGAAGCGGCGCCGCATCGAGCAGGACAAGCGCCGGCTCGAGCAGGCCGTCGCCCGCCAGCGGCAGAACCTCGGGCACCAGGCGTTCCTGCAGGCCGTCACGCGG GGCAAGTCTCGCGGCGTCGACGCGGCCCCCTCGCCGGACCTCTCGCAG GACGCGGCGGAGCCCCCGTCGAGCGGCGCGGAGAATGCGGCCCTGGAGCAGTACCGGCAGTCCATCACCAG GATGAACACGAGTTTGCAGGATATACAGAGCGACATAGCGCGCCTCGCCACGCAACACAGTCAACTTCAACAGCAACAGCAGCAGCAGCAACAGCACCAACTCCAACAGCAGCAACAGCAGCTCCAGCAACAATTGCAGCAACAGCAGCAACAGCTCCAGCAGCAGCTTCAGCAGCAGCAAGCGAAGCAGTTGTTTCAGCAGCACTTTGATCAGTATCAATCGAATATTCCACAGTTG CACAGCCAGTTCAGTTCCGCGCAGAACGTGTCACTGTCGGCGGGCGGCGTCTTCGGCTCGTCTCCGCAGCTGGCGATGGAGCCGCAGTACCGGCCCATCGAAGCCGCCTTCCTGTTGCACGACGCGCCTCTGTCTACGCCACAGCGCCGCACCTGGGCGCAGCACGCGCGGCTGCAACAGGAGCACAACGAGCTGCGAGGCTGGCAG CTGTCCCGACAGAGTCAGCCCGGCGAGTCCCACTCGCCCTACGCGGAGAGCGGTCGCGCCTGGCGCTCCCCGTCTCCGGCGGTCGGCGAGCGCGGCGGCTGGTCGCCGCAGGGCTTCGTGTTGCACGACCGGTCCGCCGCGCCCAACGGCGAGGCGCGACACGCCAGCCTGGCGCCGGACACGCCCCCTCCCAGCCCGCGACGGCAACGACAGCCGGCGCCCTCGCCGCCGCCGTCGCCGCCCGCCGACATGGAGCCGCAGAACATCTCCTTCATCGGCGCCGCGGAAGACGAGGCCCTCGGCGGCCTCGGCCGCCTTCACATCTCCTCGGGAACGCGAACCTATCGCATCCCCTCGCCCACGAGGACGCCGCTCTCGCGAGATTCTTTCCGTCGCGAGGAAGCGAACGAGAAGGGCTTCTACATCTCCTTCGACGACGAGCAGCCCAAGCGCGCGAAGCCGTCTCTGCGGCAGAAGCGTGGCTCGCCCCGCGTGGACCGGCCCGACGACCGCGTCGACGCTCCCGACGCCTGGCCGGACGACGACTTCGTCGTGCACAG GAATTCACATCCGGAGTCGAGGTCCGATCGACGCGAGTCGCCGGCGCGAGAGAACAGCCTTCCTCGCGATGACGTCGCGCGCCAGACGCGGCGCCCTGCTTACGCTCCGCCGCCGGCCAACCCCGCCCCCGCGCCCGCTCCGGCCCCCGCTCCCGCCGCTCTGGTCGTCGGCGAGGTGGCGCCCGATCCG AGCGGCGCGGAGGAGATGGAGCGCAAGAAGGAGCGCATCATGCTGCTTTCGCTGCAGCGGCGGCAGCGCGCCGAGGAGGCGCGGGCCAAGGCCGAGGCCGACGCGGCGGCGAGGCGCGCCCGGGAGGAGGCCGCCGCCGAGCTCAAGGCTGCGCGTCGAGAGGAACAGGCGCGACGCCGCGAGGCCATCCTGCATCAGTACAAGCTCAAGAAGGCCATCGAGGAGGCCGAGCGAGAG GGCAAAGTGCTGGACAAGTCCGAGTTTCCCGAGGCGCTGTCTCGGACGGCCGGAAATCCGGCGGGGGCCACGGGAGCGACGCGTCTCCGCGGCCGAGCGGCCGCCCGAGCCCGCCCCAAGACCATCCACGTGGACGGCGGCGCCTTGCACGCCGCCGAGGGCATGCTGCGGCGCCAGCCCTCGCACGCCAGCCTCGCAG GAGGCGCGGGGCGACGGGACTACTATCGGGGCTCGCAGGACGACCTGCAGGACCGGCCGGCTCTCGCCAGAG GTCCGCCTCCGTCGGAGTCTCCGGGCGAGGAGCGCGGCGTGACGTCGCCGGGCAGCGCGTCCAGCGGACCCCTCGCGCGGCGCGGCTCCTGCAAGACCTCCAGAG AGCGCGGGGTCGAGGAGCCGCCGCCGGCGCGCGGCAGGTCTAAGTATTCCACTTACCAGAGTAGCTTTAAGGCCGGAAGGAAATCTAGCTCCCTCGTCAACCTGTGCG ACTCGGGGCTGGGGCGCGCCACGCCTCCTCGACGCGCGGCGTCGCCGGGCGTGCGGACGCTGGGCTCGCCGTCGTCTCCGGCTTCGGGACCCGGTTCGCTGCCCGGCGCCATCGGCAAGCGGCGCCAGCCCGCCCACGACGACGTCTCCGACGTCTCCTCGACGCACTCCTCCATCGTGGACTACTCGG GTCCGCGGCTCTACAAGCAGCCGGCGACGAAGTCGAACCGCGGCATCATGTTGAACGCGGTGGAGTACTGCGTGTTCCCGGGCGCCGTGAACGCCGAGGCCAAGCGGCGCGTGCTGGAGGAGATCGCGCGCTCCGAGAGCAAGCACTTCCTGGTGCTGTTCCGAGACGCCGGCTGCCAGTTCCGCGCTCTCTACGCCTACTGCCCGGACACCGACCACGTCAGCAAGCTGTACGGCACCGGCCCGCGCTCCGTCAACGAGCGCATGTTCGACAAGTTCTTCAA GTACAACTCGGGCAGCAAGTGCTTCTCGCAGGTGCACACGAAGCACCTGACGGTGACCATCGATGCGTTCACGATACACAACTCGCTGTGGCAGGGCAAGAAGGTGCAGCTGCCCAGCAAACGCGACATGGCGCTGGTCATTTAG
- the LOC111001338 gene encoding patronin isoform X6, whose amino-acid sequence MVAMVASASGYGTLRRFLSAPNGAHSDDSAFVPSASVSVSSKQRASIKWLLSKAFNNRVPDNLQEPFYRDHEGQERLKPAITGGLASAELYCLALANVYSDPGFHSLNHTAILQALTRKGAPPVSAAPLTETVLIQNNPLRLSAHLAVTEALMAVYAREVVTPERVAAAALRFGGGPPAGVASPEEGLLVWINAACAAFNRAREAGCAEVAGVRSVEEVCSGAALAALLAWYCPGAVPRSAVRAAPLASLHDSLHNLSLVYDFCRDHLPHNCFHMLPEDVTYMRGSMRQNLVALLADLFNLLEVHPVLAVQRSRGSRSPSSGGRASRAGGASGDDFAIHRGKAVTTLSAMLRRELNDEETASEQQATAAGRPSKWGSSREGSFAGRRSRRSSVTDDSQLTVENFGGSAGINHFAQRNPQKDLATLDHLADFAPHHGNLSHNPPLRSSRQDIRGSLSLSHDETNGDRSTPPPPPPPAGDGPVCANGQQRGLQTSGGREDRERRKSAAAPAQSGTTTWHEHFLQHEHQLSHNGDEETEESDGGEVGSGGAMAAQLNNIRLKLEEKRRRIEQDKRRLEQAVARQRQNLGHQAFLQAVTRGKSRGVDAAPSPDLSQDAAEPPSSGAENAALEQYRQSITRMNTSLQDIQSDIARLATQHSQLQQQQQQQQQHQLQQQQQQLQQQLQQQQQQLQQQLQQQQAKQLFQQHFDQYQSNIPQLHSQFSSAQNVSLSAGGVFGSSPQLAMEPQYRPIEAAFLLHDAPLSTPQRRTWAQHARLQQEHNELRGWQLSRQSQPGESHSPYAESGRAWRSPSPAVGERGGWSPQGFVLHDRSAAPNGEARHASLAPDTPPPSPRRQRQPAPSPPPSPPADMEPQNISFIGAAEDEALGGLGRLHISSGTRTYRIPSPTRTPLSRDSFRREEANEKGFYISFDDEQPKRAKPSLRQKRGSPRVDRPDDRVDAPDAWPDDDFVVHRNSHPESRSDRRESPARENSLPRDDVARQTRRPAYAPPPANPAPAPAPAPAPAALVVGEVAPDPSGAEEMERKKERIMLLSLQRRQRAEEARAKAEADAAARRAREEAAAELKAARREEQARRREAILHQYKLKKAIEEAEREGKVLDKSEFPEALSRTAGNPAGATGATRLRGRAAARARPKTIHVDGGALHAAEGMLRRQPSHASLAGGAGRRDYYRGSQDDLQDRPALARGPPPSESPGEERGVTSPGSASSGPLARRGSCKTSRERGVEEPPPARGRSKYSTYQSSFKAGRKSSSLVNLCDSGLGRATPPRRAASPGVRTLGSPSSPASGPGSLPGAIGKRRQPAHDDVSDVSSTHSSIVDYSGPRLYKQPATKSNRGIMLNAVEYCVFPGAVNAEAKRRVLEEIARSESKHFLVLFRDAGCQFRALYAYCPDTDHVSKLYGTGPRSVNERMFDKFFKYNSGSKCFSQVHTKHLTVTIDAFTIHNSLWQGKKVQLPSKRDMALVI is encoded by the exons ATGGTAGCTATGGTGGCCTCGGCCTCTGGATATGGCACTCTGCGCAGATTCCTGAGTGCTCCAAACGGCGCCCACTCCGATGACTCTGCTTTCGTACCGTCCGCTTCCGTATCCGTCTCG TCGAAGCAGCGCGCGTCTATCAAATGGCTGCTCTCGAAGGCGTTCAACAACCGGGTTCCCGACAATTTGCAGGAGCCCTTCTACCGGGATCATGAG GGTCAAGAACGGCTGAAACCGGCGATCACGGGCGGCTTGGCGAGCGCCGAGCTGTACTGTCTGGCGCTGGCCAACGTGTACTCCGACCCCGGCTTCCACAGCCTGAATCACACCGCCATCCTGCAGGCCCTCACTCGGAAGGGTGCGCCGCCCGTCTCGGCCGCGCCCCTCACCGAGACCGTTCTCATCCAGAACAACCCGCTGCGACTGAGTGCGCACCTGGCCGTCACCGAGGCGCTCATGGCGGTATACGCCCGCGAGGTGGTCACCCCGGAGCGGGTGGCGGCCGCCGCGCTACGATTCGGCGGAGGGCCTCCCGCCGGCGTCGCGTCGCCCGAGGAAGGCCTCCTCGTCTGGATCAACGCGGCGTGCGCGGCTTTCAACCGGGCACGG GAGGCGGGGTGCGCGGAGGTGGCCGGCGTGCGCAGCGTGGAAGAGGTGTGCTCGGGGGCGGCGTTGGCGGCTCTGCTGGCGTGGTACTGCCCGGGTGCCGTGCCGCGATCCGCCGTGCGCGCCGCGCCGCTGGCCTCGCTGCATGACTCGCTGCACAACCTGTCGCTCGTATACGACTTCTGCCGCGACCACCTGCCGCACAACTGTTTCCACATGCTGCCAGAGGACGTCACCTACATGCGCGG GTCGATGCGGCAAAACCTGGTGGCGTTGCTGGCGGATCTGTTCAATCTCCTGGAGGTGCACCCCGTGCTCGCCGTTCAGCGCTCTCGCG GGTCCCGGTCGCCTTCGTCCGGCGGACGAGCGTCGAGGGCGGGAGGCGCGAGCGGAGACGACTTCGCGATCCACCGCGGCAAAGCGGTCACGACGCTGTCGGCCATGTTGCGGCGGGAGCTGAACGACGAAGAAACGG CGAGCGAGCAGCAGGCGACGGCGGCGGGCAGACCGTCCAAGTGGGGCTCGAGTCGAGAGGGCAGTTTCGCCGGTCGTCGCTCGCGCCGCTCGTCCGTCACCGACGACAGCCAGCTCACCGTCGAGAACTTCGGCGGCTCGGCCGGCATCAATCACTTCGCGCAGCGCAACCCGCAGAAGGACCTCGCCACGCTCGATCACCTGGCCGACTTCGCGCCCCACCACG GTAACCTGAGTCACAACCCGCCGCTGCGGTCGTCGCGGCAGGACATCCGCGGCTCCCTGAGCCTGTCGCACGATGAGACCAACGGGGACCGCTCGACCCCTCCGCCGCCCCCGCCCCCGGCCGGCGACGGGCCCGTCTGCGCCAACGGCCAACAGAGAG GTCTGCAAACGAGCGGCGGCCGGGAGGACAGGGAGAGGCGGAAGAGCGCCGCGGCTCCGGCGCAGAGCGGCACGACCACTTGGCACGAGCACTTCCTGCAGCACGAGCACCAACTGAGTCACA ACGGCGACGAGGAGACGGAGGAGAGCGACGGAGGCGAGGTGGGCTCCGGGGGCGCCATGGCGGCGCAGCTCAACAACATCCGCCTCAAGTTGGAGGAGAAGCGGCGCCGCATCGAGCAGGACAAGCGCCGGCTCGAGCAGGCCGTCGCCCGCCAGCGGCAGAACCTCGGGCACCAGGCGTTCCTGCAGGCCGTCACGCGG GGCAAGTCTCGCGGCGTCGACGCGGCCCCCTCGCCGGACCTCTCGCAG GACGCGGCGGAGCCCCCGTCGAGCGGCGCGGAGAATGCGGCCCTGGAGCAGTACCGGCAGTCCATCACCAG GATGAACACGAGTTTGCAGGATATACAGAGCGACATAGCGCGCCTCGCCACGCAACACAGTCAACTTCAACAGCAACAGCAGCAGCAGCAACAGCACCAACTCCAACAGCAGCAACAGCAGCTCCAGCAACAATTGCAGCAACAGCAGCAACAGCTCCAGCAGCAGCTTCAGCAGCAGCAAGCGAAGCAGTTGTTTCAGCAGCACTTTGATCAGTATCAATCGAATATTCCACAGTTG CACAGCCAGTTCAGTTCCGCGCAGAACGTGTCACTGTCGGCGGGCGGCGTCTTCGGCTCGTCTCCGCAGCTGGCGATGGAGCCGCAGTACCGGCCCATCGAAGCCGCCTTCCTGTTGCACGACGCGCCTCTGTCTACGCCACAGCGCCGCACCTGGGCGCAGCACGCGCGGCTGCAACAGGAGCACAACGAGCTGCGAGGCTGGCAG CTGTCCCGACAGAGTCAGCCCGGCGAGTCCCACTCGCCCTACGCGGAGAGCGGTCGCGCCTGGCGCTCCCCGTCTCCGGCGGTCGGCGAGCGCGGCGGCTGGTCGCCGCAGGGCTTCGTGTTGCACGACCGGTCCGCCGCGCCCAACGGCGAGGCGCGACACGCCAGCCTGGCGCCGGACACGCCCCCTCCCAGCCCGCGACGGCAACGACAGCCGGCGCCCTCGCCGCCGCCGTCGCCGCCCGCCGACATGGAGCCGCAGAACATCTCCTTCATCGGCGCCGCGGAAGACGAGGCCCTCGGCGGCCTCGGCCGCCTTCACATCTCCTCGGGAACGCGAACCTATCGCATCCCCTCGCCCACGAGGACGCCGCTCTCGCGAGATTCTTTCCGTCGCGAGGAAGCGAACGAGAAGGGCTTCTACATCTCCTTCGACGACGAGCAGCCCAAGCGCGCGAAGCCGTCTCTGCGGCAGAAGCGTGGCTCGCCCCGCGTGGACCGGCCCGACGACCGCGTCGACGCTCCCGACGCCTGGCCGGACGACGACTTCGTCGTGCACAG GAATTCACATCCGGAGTCGAGGTCCGATCGACGCGAGTCGCCGGCGCGAGAGAACAGCCTTCCTCGCGATGACGTCGCGCGCCAGACGCGGCGCCCTGCTTACGCTCCGCCGCCGGCCAACCCCGCCCCCGCGCCCGCTCCGGCCCCCGCTCCCGCCGCTCTGGTCGTCGGCGAGGTGGCGCCCGATCCG AGCGGCGCGGAGGAGATGGAGCGCAAGAAGGAGCGCATCATGCTGCTTTCGCTGCAGCGGCGGCAGCGCGCCGAGGAGGCGCGGGCCAAGGCCGAGGCCGACGCGGCGGCGAGGCGCGCCCGGGAGGAGGCCGCCGCCGAGCTCAAGGCTGCGCGTCGAGAGGAACAGGCGCGACGCCGCGAGGCCATCCTGCATCAGTACAAGCTCAAGAAGGCCATCGAGGAGGCCGAGCGAGAG GGCAAAGTGCTGGACAAGTCCGAGTTTCCCGAGGCGCTGTCTCGGACGGCCGGAAATCCGGCGGGGGCCACGGGAGCGACGCGTCTCCGCGGCCGAGCGGCCGCCCGAGCCCGCCCCAAGACCATCCACGTGGACGGCGGCGCCTTGCACGCCGCCGAGGGCATGCTGCGGCGCCAGCCCTCGCACGCCAGCCTCGCAG GAGGCGCGGGGCGACGGGACTACTATCGGGGCTCGCAGGACGACCTGCAGGACCGGCCGGCTCTCGCCAGAG GTCCGCCTCCGTCGGAGTCTCCGGGCGAGGAGCGCGGCGTGACGTCGCCGGGCAGCGCGTCCAGCGGACCCCTCGCGCGGCGCGGCTCCTGCAAGACCTCCAGAG AGCGCGGGGTCGAGGAGCCGCCGCCGGCGCGCGGCAGGTCTAAGTATTCCACTTACCAGAGTAGCTTTAAGGCCGGAAGGAAATCTAGCTCCCTCGTCAACCTGTGCG ACTCGGGGCTGGGGCGCGCCACGCCTCCTCGACGCGCGGCGTCGCCGGGCGTGCGGACGCTGGGCTCGCCGTCGTCTCCGGCTTCGGGACCCGGTTCGCTGCCCGGCGCCATCGGCAAGCGGCGCCAGCCCGCCCACGACGACGTCTCCGACGTCTCCTCGACGCACTCCTCCATCGTGGACTACTCGG GTCCGCGGCTCTACAAGCAGCCGGCGACGAAGTCGAACCGCGGCATCATGTTGAACGCGGTGGAGTACTGCGTGTTCCCGGGCGCCGTGAACGCCGAGGCCAAGCGGCGCGTGCTGGAGGAGATCGCGCGCTCCGAGAGCAAGCACTTCCTGGTGCTGTTCCGAGACGCCGGCTGCCAGTTCCGCGCTCTCTACGCCTACTGCCCGGACACCGACCACGTCAGCAAGCTGTACGGCACCGGCCCGCGCTCCGTCAACGAGCGCATGTTCGACAAGTTCTTCAA GTACAACTCGGGCAGCAAGTGCTTCTCGCAGGTGCACACGAAGCACCTGACGGTGACCATCGATGCGTTCACGATACACAACTCGCTGTGGCAGGGCAAGAAGGTGCAGCTGCCCAGCAAACGCGACATGGCGCTGGTCATTTAG